A DNA window from Purpureocillium takamizusanense chromosome 9, complete sequence contains the following coding sequences:
- a CDS encoding Cyclopropane-fatty-acyl-phospholipid synthase (EggNog:ENOG503NV5J~COG:M), producing MQCPALFVGLFRPTLIRVAKRMLSAALQGIEHGQLKITYPAPGSEQSPGRDDVTFGSGTPLATVHVKDDWFWVRVLASGSVGFAEAYVNGEIDIPDLLAIFKLALLNRRLLTRLDKRSPFLTKLYSLLATTNGIEEARRNAAAHYDLSNDMFAAFLSPDMTYSCPLWLPPHDPDYANDDLEKAQRRKLSYHIKAARIKASDHVLEIGTGWGSFAIQAVQETGCTVTTITLSKEQKALAKKRIDAAGLSSKIKVLLCDYREIPKLGIRFDKVVSIEMLEHTGIEHLREYFGVIKEVLPGEDAIATVQATMMSETVSIENVPVLDRAALTQGPLGTCSICRIAKEQIVSSPNTSAASLPPGIQVETYRPWLSRVQIFPGAYPPSLLQTLQAIDKGSGDHFIVDRVETFGGLGRAFQEWGEAFGREFDSRIRPALVAGRRQLCDVEVEEFRRKWQASCPLFYFAYCQAAFEAQTVRTVTIRLVRTGARILAQDYYE from the exons ATGCAATGCCCAGCTCTATTCGTGGGCCTATTCCGCCCCACGCTCATACGCGTTGCCAAGAGGATGTTGAGTGCAGCTCTGCAAGGCATTGAACACGGCCAGCTAAAGATCACTTATCCTGCTCCCGGCTCGGAGCAGAGTCCCGGTCGAGACGACGTTACATTTGGCTCCGGCACTCCTCTAGCCACTGTGCATGTGAAGGACGACTGGTTTTGGGTCCGCGTCTTGGCCTCTGGTAGTGTG GGATTCGCAGAAGCATACGTCAATGGTGAAATTGACATACCAGATCTACTGGCCATTTTCAAG TTGGCCTTGCTCAACCGCCGCCTGCTTACGAGACTGGACAAGCGGTCGCCTTTCTTGACAAAGCTATACTCGCTCTTGGCGACGACAAacggcatcgaggaggcTAGACGCAATGCCGCTGCCCACTACGATCTTTCCAACGACATGTTCGCCGCCTTTCTCAGCCCCGACATGACCTACTCTTGCCCGCTATGGCTCCCGCCTCACGATCCGGACtacgccaacgacgacctcgagaaGGCACAGAGGCGAAAGCTCTCGTATCATATCAAGGCCGCCCGAATCAAAGCCTCGGACCACGTGCTCGAGATAGGCACCGGCTGGGGCAGCTTCGCGATCCAGGCGGTGCAGGAAACGGGTTGCACCGTGACCACAATCACCCTATCCAAAGAGCAGAAGGCATTGGCTAAGAAGAGAATAGATGCTGCGGGTCTATCCAGCAAGATCAAAGTACTACTCTGTGATTACCGAGAGATTCCCAAGTTGGGTATCCGCTTCGACAAGGTCGTGTCCATAGAGATGCTCGAGCATACGGGGATCGAACACCTCCGTGAATATTTCGGCGTGATCAAGGAAGTGTTGCCGGGTGAGGACGCCATAGCGACGGTgcaggcgacgatgatgtcggAGACTGTGAGCATAGAAAACGTGCCCGTCCTGGACAGGGCAGCGCTGACCCAGGGCCCGTTGGGAACCTGCAGCATTTGTCGGATAGCGAAGGAACAGATAG TTTCGTCGCCAAACACGTCAGCAGCATCCCTCCCCCCAGGAATCCAAGTCGAGACTTATCGTCCGTGGCTGAGCCGCGTGCAGATCTTTCCCGGCGCGTACCCGCCCTCTCTGCTGCAGACCCTCCAGGCCATCGACAAGGGCTCAGGCGACCACTTCATCGTCGACAGGGTCGAGACCTTTGGCGGCTTGGGTCGCGCGTTCCAGGAATGGGGCGAAGCGTTTGGCCGAGAGTTTGACTCTCGCATCCGCCCCGCGCTGGTGGCCGGAAGACGGCAGCTCTGCGACGTGGAGGTGGAAGAGTTCAGAAGAAAGTGGCAGGCAAGCTGCCCCCTG TTCTACTTTGCATACTGCCAGGCTGCGTTTGAAGCGCAGACTGTCCGGACGGTGACGATCAGGCTTGTCCGCACGGGGGCTCGAATATTGGCGCAGGACTACTATGAGTGA
- the GPI14 gene encoding GPI mannosyltransferase 1 (TransMembrane:10 (n2-12c21/22o93-110i115-135o186-207i214-240o271-289i296-315o375-393i405-430o442-459i471-495o)~EggNog:ENOG503NU0H~CAZy:GT50~BUSCO:EOG09261XAF~COG:G) has translation MAALGAIAPLLLRPAPLFLVAAALRLALLLYGNWQDAHSALKYTDIDYLVFTDAARYLVSSSSSSPSSSSSSSSSAFDPSSPYQRDTYRYTPLLAWLLLPTTLSPQWLFFSFGKLVFALADLLAGWLILRVLLYVPPTAPLRGGQRIIASSSPSSSSQSPPPPPMTLERAGAFAALWLWNPMVATISTRGSSEGLLGVLTVALLWAVQRRRVSLAGALLGLGVHFKIYPFIYAPAIIWWMDDEHMGGGGGAPTSQHTPAKGGARKQTHSSASASSSAGGAALLLLLRFGSPARIRLALVSLATFMGLNLLMYAAYGRPFIVHTFLHHLTRIDHRHNFSPYNVLLYLTSASSPSSSPATSAASAASAAAAWHVESLAFVPQLLLSCVLIPFVLAKKDLATSMMAQTFAFVTFNKVCTSQYFLWYMIFLPLYLPRSSLLRSPKLGVTALVLWVASQGAWLQQGYQLEFLGKSTFFPGLWLSSLGFFLVNCWILGIIISDGVAQPGIETLSKTHVE, from the exons atggccgccctcggcgccatcgcgccgctcctcctccgcccggcacccctcttcctcgtcgccgcggccctccgcctcgccctcctcctctacgGCAACTGGCAGGACGCCCACTCCGCCCTCAAGTACACCGACATTGACTACCTCGTCTTtaccgacgccgcgcgctacctcgtctcctcctcctcctcctcgccctcatcgtcatcatcgtcgtcgtcctccgcTTTCGATCCCTCATCCCCCTACCAGCGCGACACGTACCGCTACACCCCTCTCCTCGCCTGGCTCCTCCTGCCCACCACCCTCTCCCCGCAAtggctcttcttctcctttgGCAAGCTCGTCTTTGCCCTCGCTGACCTGCTCGCCGGCTGGCTCATCCTACGCGTCCTCCTCTACGTCCCTCCCACCGCTcccctccgcggcggccaacgcatcatcgcctcgtcatcgccatcatcatcatcgcagtcgccgccgccgccgcccatgacccTCGAGCGTGCcggcgcctttgccgccCTCTGGCTCTGGAACCCCATGGTCGCCACCATCAGCACCCGCGGCAGCTCCgagggcctcctcggcgtcctcaccgtcgccctgctgtgggccgtccagcgccggcgcgtctccctcgccggcgccctgctcggcctcggcgtccacTTCAAGATCTATCCCTTCATCTACGCGCCCGCCATCATCTGGtggatggacgacgagcacatgggcggcggcggcggcgcgccgacaTCACAACACACGCCGGCCAAGGGAGGCGCACGCAAGCAGACTCactcgtcggcgtcagcgtcgtcgtcggcgggcggcgcggcgcttctgctgctgctgcgcttcgGCTCCCCCGCGAGgatccgcctcgccctcgtcagcctCGCCACCTTCATGGGCCTCAACCTCCTCATGTACGCCGCCTACGGCCGCCCCTTTATCGTGCACACCTTCCTACACCACCTCACGCGCATCGACCACCGCCACAACTTTTCCCCCTACAACGTCCTGCTGTACCtcacctcggccagcagcccgtcgtcgtcgcccgcgacctccgccgcctccgccgcctccgctgctgccgcctgGCACGTCGAGTCCCTCGCCTTCGTGCCCCAGCTGCTCCTCTCCTGCGTGCTCATCCCCTTTGTCCTCGCCAAAAAGGACCTCGCCACCTCCATGATGGCCCAGACCTTTGCCTTTGTCACGTTTAACAAGGTCTGTACGTCGCAG TACTTTCTCTGGTACATGATCTTCCTGCCGCTGTACCTCCCTCGCTCCTCGCTCCTCCGTAGCCCGAAGCTGGGCGTCACGGCCCTCGTCCTCTGGGTCGCTTCGCAGGGCGCATGGCTACAGCAGGGCTACCAGCTCGAGTTCCTCGGCAAGAGCACCTTCTTCCCGGGCCTCTGGCTCTCTTCCTTGGGCTTCTTTCTTGTCAACTGCTGGATCttgggcatcatcatcagcgaCGGCGTGGCACAACCAGGTATCGAGACTTTATCTAAAACACACGTCGAATAG
- a CDS encoding uncharacterized protein (EggNog:ENOG503NYCK~antiSMASH:Cluster_9.1) codes for MDGMAGSHDAKTQPGLPLPAGEMPLRAAGRRVEEVMADEVSTPVALSMRDMSAILNTTSSPVSPGQSSPEREQPKPADFIPPARPSSTPFSHPENRNPHTYSLDDRDVDCQSVLSDMAPTVAHDEARGDEPVLGQLLATQFQQLPLEVHEGIIDHLFGFCISPTSSSAMKISSLSKCWATALRHSRRRELSDLALVNRRWTFLIQQRLYRHIKLKATVDYIEDAIMHFSCHPHLAAYVKHVEVWFPVFQPRYGPPATSNTLALPTVTSSGLTNATYILPDNNCTLDEMFRFVTLALPEAQVLTLEGGERRKAPKVAHFDKRDLPQGPANTLHPIHSVRTLITRGQWNLMRDNDDFARVLRALPNLEEWQGSYSKPKSKSYITVSDYIPFLPFSVKRLGLCMENDYRREAITPSFYSKVAMRTHICVSLGQILPRLEHFSYTGRLCHKSFDLALRLSDPLRSKLRSIDVTIKNCCRDPDAATRYNGTGSGIHEMSFIEAFERLVISAIRLLAKHPQLQYLRIRFVDLDSLLPPLNPYFLLAEGKCTGVWSDAIVTEMAKVRPRATFAELCDNFGNIVYSKEGRMVISPECPRGRVLSLKICNYQALANRMTIQ; via the exons ATggacggcatggcgggctCACACGACGCCAAGACCCAGCCTGGCCTTCCGCTGCCGGCTGGCGAAATGCCGCTGAGAGCGGCTGGTCGCCGGGTCGAGGAGGTCATGGCAGACGAGGTCTCGACGCCCGTGGCACTGTCCATGAGGGACATGTCCGCGATACTCAACACCACGTCGAGCCCCGTCTCGCCGGGCCAGTCGAGCCCCGAGCGGGAGCAGCCCAAACCGGCCGACTTTATACCCCCAGCGCGGCCGAGCAGCACACCTTTCTCCCATCCCGAGAACCGAAATCCGCATACGTATTCTCTCGACGACCGAGACGTCGACTGCCAGTCGGTGCTTTCCGACATGGCACCTACCGTCGCGCATGACGAAGCGCGTGGTGACGAGCCTGTTCTAGGCCAACTGCTCGCAACACAGTTTCAGCAATTGCCTTTGGAGGTACACGAAGGCATCATCGACCATCTCTTCGGGTTTTGCATCTCTCCGACCTCTAGCAGCGCCATGAAGATATCTAGCCTGTCCAAATGTTGGGCCACTGCGCTACGTCATTCGCGCCGGCGGGAGCTGTCCGACCTGGCTCTCGTCAACCGCCGATGGACCTTCCTGATCCAGCAACGACTCTACCGCCACATCAAGCTGAAAGCGACCGTCGACTATATCGAGGACGCAATCATGCACTTCAGCTGCCACCCGCACCTGGCGGCCTACGTCAAGCATGTCGAGGTCTGGTTCCCCGTATTCCAGCCTAGGTACGGACCCCCGGCCACGTCCAACACACTGGCGCTGCCAACAGTAACCTCCAGCGGCTTGACCAATGCAACCTACATCCTTCCGGACAATAACTGCACTCTCGATGAGATGTTTCGATTCGTGACGTTGGCTTTGCCGGAGGCTCAGGTCCTTACTCTCGAAGGCGGGGAGCGGCGCAAAGCGCCCAAAGTGGCCCATTTTGACAAGCGAGACCTGCCACAAGGCCCAGCGAATACCCTCCACCCGATACACTCTGTCCGCACATTAATCACCCGCGGCCAGTGGAATTTGATGAGGGATAACGACGACTTCGCCCGtgtgctgcgcgcgctgcccaACCTCGAAGAGTGGCAAGGGTCGTACAGCAAGCCCAAGTCTAAGAGCTACATCACCGTCTCGGATTATATCCCATTTCTTCCGTTCAGTGTGAAGAGGCTTGGGCTGTGCATGGAGAATGACTACCGCCGAGAGGCCATAACGCCGTCCTTTTATTCCAAGGTGGCCATGAGAACGCACATTTGCGTCTCGCTGGGCCAGATCCTGCCGCGCCTGGAGCACTTCTCATACACGGGTCGGTTATGCCACAAGTCGTTCGATCTTGCCCTGCGCTTGAGCGATCCGCTGCGGTCCAAGCTTCGATCCATCGACGTGACCATTAAGAATTGTTGCCGAGACCCAGACGCCGCGACCCGGTATAACGGCACCGGCTCGGGCATCCATGAGATGTCCTTTATCGAGGCCTTCGAAAGGCTCGTCATTTCGGCGATTCGTCTCTTGGCGAAGCATCCGCAGCTCCAGTACCTGAGGATCCGCTTCGTGGATCTCG ACTCTCTTCTGCCACCCCTGAACCCGTACTTCCTGTTGGCCGAGGGGAAATGCACCGGGGTGTGgagcgacgccatcgtcaccgagATGGCAAAGGTGCGACCCCGTGCCACCTTCGCCGAGCTTTGCGACAACTTTGGCAACATTGTATACAGCAAGGAAGGCAGGATGGTCATCTCACCGGAGTGCCCGCGGGGCCGGGTCCTATCGCTCAAGATTTGCAACTATCAGGCGCTCGCCAACCGCATGACGATACAGTGA
- a CDS encoding uncharacterized protein (antiSMASH:Cluster_9.1) codes for MKRRMLWPRMVPFASRRTAFPPSRVHDPVPRIRSGGHGTRWTRDLILVTPALLPAPFERQRQRQRPRLSTRFRRSIGAKDSPSDRSMRISGLAGKKTRLMDDRWQRTKSELNPRIVALLAVRSSPMERRGGPATPQRRPSNPDDDGPERQAPTQNVRERRWAILVFVVVPS; via the coding sequence ATGAAGAGGCGCATGCTGTGGCCTCGGATGGTCCCGTTCGCCTCACGTAGGACAGCATTTCCCCCATCTCGTGTCCACGATCCCGTACCCCGCATTCGATCCGGCGGCCACGGGACCAGATGGACTCGCGACCTAATACTAGTTACGCCTGCCTTGCTTCCCGCTCCCTttgagcggcagcggcagcggcagcggccacggcTGTCAACCCGCTTCCGAAGAAGCATCGGCGCCAAGGACAGCCCTTCAGACCGCTCAATGCGCATATCCGGTTTGGCTGGCAAGAAAACGCGACTGATGGACGATCGATGGCAACGCACCAAATCGGAGTTGAAtccgcgcatcgtcgccttaTTAGCCGTGCGATCCTCTCCGATGGAAAGAAGAGGAGGTCCAGCGACACCGCAACGCCGCCCTTCGAATcccgacgatgatggcccCGAACGGCAGGCTCCTACGCAAAACGTACGGGAGAGAAGATGGGCGATTCTCGTCTTTGTCGTGGTTCCGTCATGA
- a CDS encoding uncharacterized protein (COG:O~SECRETED:SignalP(1-15~SECRETED:cutsite=AAA-LP~SECRETED:prob=0.7994)~SMCOG1075:alkaline serine protease~SMCOG1075: subtilase family~EggNog:ENOG503NZK9~MEROPS:MER0000338~antiSMASH:Cluster_9.1): MLGALFLLAAPLAAALPPYVVETTTTVSHERRDLPIVNALAERPVENTYIAVFNSTFGSEAIDARISAMSSTIQKRNLNKRGLDGAYLSTEMKSITLGDWRCAAFQGDAATVKEFNAADEVAYVEADTWYKTTAAIMQTNAPPGLNRLSHARAGEQGYIFDEAACQGMTVYVVDTGVRVDHVEFEGRAVMGANFVNNVDTDENGHGSHVAGTIAGATFGVCKKANIVGVKVLGADGSGQNQGILQGMQFVLNDVKKKGLQNKAVMNMSLGGGFSQALNRAIGALLAGGIVPVVAAGNEKKDASGTSPASAPQAITVGAIDATNDQFATFSNFGSVVDVNGPGVKVLSVGIASKVATNVLSGTSMASPHVAGLTAYVMGLTGRQASEMSDVIKNLATNSPAKVKGIAQGTTPLIVNNGNLT; encoded by the exons ATGCTCGGtgctctcttcctcctcgcggcgcccctcgcggccgccctgccgccctACGTCgtggagacgacgacgaccgtcagccacgagcggcgcgacctgcccatcgtcaacgccctGGCGGAGCGGCCCGTCGAGAACACCTACATCGCCGTCTTCAACTCGACGTTTGggagcgaggccatcgacgcgcgcatctcggccatgtcgagcaCCATCCAGAAGCGCAACCTCAACAAGCgggggctcgacggcgcctaCCTGTCCACCGAGATGAAGTCCATCACGCTCGGCGActggcgctgcgccgccttccagggcgacgccgccaccgtaAAGGAGttcaacgccgccgacgaggtcgcctacgtcgaggccgacacCTGGTAcaagacgacggccgccatcatgcAGACCAACGCCCCGCCCGGGCTCAACCGCCTCtcccacgcccgcgccggggaGCAGGGCTACAtcttcgacgaggccgcctgCCAGGGCATGACCGTCtacgtcgtcgacacgggcgtccgcgtcgaccacgtcgagttcgagggccgcgccgtcatgggcgcAAACTTTGTCAACAACGTCGACACCGACGAGaacggccacggcagccaCGTCGCAGGTaccatcgccggcgccaccttTGGCGTCTGCAAAAAGGCCAACATTGTCGGCGTaaaggtcctcggcgccgacggctccggcCAGAACCAGGGCATCCTCCAGGGCATGCAGTTCGTCCTCAACGACGTCAAGAAAAAGGGCCTCCAGAACAAGGCCGTCATGAACATgtcgctcggcggcggcttctcccAAGCCCTGAaccgcgccatcggcgctctcctggccggcggcatcgtcccCGTCGTGGCTGCCGGCAACGAGAAG AAGGATGCCAGCGGCACGTCCCCGGCCTCCGCGCCCCAGGCCATCACCGTCGGTGCCATCGACGCCACCAACGACCAGTTCGCCACCTTCTCCAACTTCGGatccgtcgtcgacgtcaacggccccggcgtcaaggtcctttccgtcggcatcgcctcCAAGGTGGCCACCAATGTTCTcagcggcaccagcatgG CGAGCCCCCATGTTGCGGGTCTCACCGCATATGTCATGGGCCTGACCGGCCGCCAGGCAAGCGAAATGTCCGACGTGATCAAGAATTTGGCCACCAACAGCCCTGCAAAGGTCAAGGGCATTGCGCAAGGCACCACCCCACTAATTGTCAACAATGGAAACCTGACGTAG